The following proteins come from a genomic window of Cronobacter muytjensii ATCC 51329:
- the xylA gene encoding xylose isomerase, which yields MPTYFDQLERVRYEGPKTTNPLAFRHYNPDELVAGKRMEDHLRFAACYWHTFCWNGSDMFGVGAFERPWQQAGDALSLAKRKADVAFEFFHKLNVPYYCFHDVDVSPEGASLKEYLNNFAQMIEVLAQKQQESGVKLLWGTANCFTHPRYGAGAATNPDPEVFSWAATQVVTAMNATHQLGGENYVLWGGREGYETLLNTDLRQEREQLGRFMQMVVEHKHKTGFRGTLLIEPKPQEPTKHQYDYDAATVYGFLKQFGLEKEIKLNIEANHATLAGHSFHHEIASAIALGIFGSVDANRGDPQLGWDTDQFPNSVEENALVMYEILKAGGFTTGGLNFDAKVRRQSTDKYDLFYGHIGAMDTMALSLKVAAKMLEDGELDKRVARRYAGWNGELGQQILKGQMSLAELAQYAEQHNLAPQHQSGHQELLENLVNYYLFDK from the coding sequence ATGCCGACTTATTTCGACCAACTTGAACGTGTGCGTTACGAAGGCCCGAAAACCACGAATCCCCTGGCATTCCGCCATTATAATCCCGACGAGTTGGTGGCTGGCAAACGTATGGAAGATCATCTGCGTTTCGCCGCCTGTTACTGGCACACTTTCTGCTGGAACGGCTCGGATATGTTTGGCGTGGGCGCTTTCGAGCGTCCGTGGCAACAGGCGGGCGACGCCCTCAGCCTTGCGAAGCGCAAAGCCGACGTGGCGTTTGAGTTTTTCCATAAGCTCAACGTGCCGTACTACTGCTTCCATGATGTCGACGTGTCGCCGGAAGGCGCATCACTAAAAGAATATCTGAATAATTTCGCCCAGATGATCGAGGTGCTGGCGCAGAAGCAACAGGAAAGCGGCGTGAAGTTGCTGTGGGGCACCGCCAACTGCTTTACCCATCCGCGCTACGGCGCGGGTGCCGCCACCAACCCTGATCCGGAAGTCTTCTCCTGGGCGGCCACGCAAGTGGTAACCGCCATGAACGCGACGCACCAGTTGGGTGGTGAAAACTATGTGCTGTGGGGCGGGCGTGAAGGTTATGAAACGCTGCTCAACACGGACCTGCGCCAGGAGCGCGAACAGCTTGGTCGCTTTATGCAAATGGTTGTGGAACATAAGCATAAAACCGGCTTTCGCGGAACGCTGCTTATCGAGCCGAAACCGCAGGAGCCGACCAAACATCAGTATGACTATGACGCTGCGACGGTGTATGGCTTCCTGAAACAGTTCGGCCTGGAAAAAGAGATTAAGCTCAACATTGAGGCTAACCACGCCACGCTTGCCGGGCATTCTTTTCATCATGAGATAGCCAGCGCCATTGCGCTCGGTATTTTCGGCTCGGTGGATGCGAACCGCGGCGACCCGCAGCTTGGGTGGGACACCGATCAGTTCCCGAACAGCGTCGAAGAGAACGCGCTGGTGATGTACGAAATCCTCAAAGCGGGCGGTTTTACCACCGGCGGCCTGAACTTCGACGCCAAAGTGCGCCGTCAGAGCACCGATAAATACGATCTCTTCTACGGCCATATCGGCGCGATGGATACGATGGCGCTGTCACTGAAAGTGGCGGCGAAAATGCTGGAAGATGGCGAACTGGATAAACGCGTCGCCCGCCGCTATGCAGGCTGGAACGGCGAGCTGGGCCAGCAGATCCTCAAAGGGCAAATGTCGCTTGCCGAGCTGGCACAGTACGCGGAGCAGCACAATCTGGCGCCGCAACATCAGAGCGGGCATCAGGAGTTGCTGGAAAATCTGGTCAATTATTATCTGTTTGATAAGTAA